The following proteins are co-located in the Verrucomicrobiota bacterium genome:
- the fabG gene encoding 3-oxoacyl-[acyl-carrier-protein] reductase, giving the protein MAQLASQIAVVTGAGRGIGRAIALKFASQGADVVCVSRTPENSAKVAAEVRALNRRAWAHAVDVSDSAAVAAAAEAILKDCGRVDILVNNAGVTRDGLLMRMSDADWDTVLDTNLKGAFLFTKAFTRAFLKQRSGRILNVASVIGLIGNAGQCNYAASKAALIGFTKSAAKELASRGITVNALAPGFIETDMTAVIKDDMKSELLRQIPLGALGQPEDIANAALFLASPAARYITGQVLTVDGGMVM; this is encoded by the coding sequence ATGGCCCAGTTGGCATCCCAAATCGCAGTCGTCACCGGCGCCGGACGCGGCATCGGGCGCGCCATCGCGCTCAAGTTCGCCTCGCAGGGTGCCGATGTCGTCTGCGTCTCGCGCACACCGGAGAACTCCGCGAAGGTCGCCGCGGAAGTCCGCGCGCTCAACCGGCGCGCCTGGGCGCATGCGGTGGATGTCTCGGATTCCGCCGCCGTCGCAGCCGCGGCCGAGGCGATTCTCAAGGACTGCGGCCGTGTGGACATTCTCGTGAACAACGCTGGCGTCACGCGCGACGGGCTGCTCATGCGCATGAGCGACGCGGATTGGGACACCGTGCTCGACACGAATCTGAAGGGCGCGTTCCTGTTCACGAAGGCTTTCACGCGCGCATTCCTCAAGCAGCGGTCAGGCCGCATCCTCAACGTCGCGTCGGTCATCGGGCTCATCGGCAACGCGGGCCAGTGCAATTACGCCGCAAGCAAGGCGGCGCTCATCGGCTTCACCAAGTCCGCCGCGAAGGAACTCGCCTCGCGCGGCATCACCGTCAACGCGCTCGCGCCCGGCTTTATCGAGACCGACATGACCGCGGTCATCAAGGACGACATGAAGTCGGAACTGCTCCGGCAGATTCCGCTCGGCGCGCTCGGGCAGCCGGAGGACATCGCAAACGCCGCGTTGTTCCTCGCGTCGCCGGCCGCGCGTTACATCACCGGACAGGTGCTCACCGTGGATGGCGGGATGGTGATGTGA
- the acpP gene encoding acyl carrier protein, translated as MAAEKTIEQRVKAIIVENLSVKEDQVTSDAKFIEDLGADSLDTVELVMALEEEFGIEVPDEDAEKLQSVGDVIKYIEDKQAK; from the coding sequence ATGGCCGCAGAAAAAACCATCGAGCAGCGCGTCAAAGCGATCATCGTCGAGAACCTCAGCGTGAAGGAGGACCAGGTTACATCCGACGCGAAATTCATTGAGGACCTCGGCGCCGACTCGCTCGACACGGTCGAGTTGGTCATGGCGCTCGAGGAGGAGTTTGGCATCGAGGTGCCGGACGAGGACGCCGAGAAGCTCCAAAGCGTGGGCGACGTCATCAAATACATCGAGGACAAGCAGGCCAAGTAG